One region of Candidatus Acidiferrales bacterium genomic DNA includes:
- a CDS encoding ABC transporter permease: MNLAQFFLAHRQEILQSTAEHIWLVIISMLLATAVGVPLGIAVTRKPWLSKPILGTANVAETIPSLALFGFLLPVPWLGARADRLAIVALALYALLPIIRNTVAGVRGIDPNVREAARAMGMTDSQIFLRVELPLSLPVLLAGIRIATVWTVGIATIAAAIGAGGLGEFIFRGLAMVDNRVILAGAIPAAILAILADVILGLLERGLRYSR; this comes from the coding sequence ATGAATCTCGCGCAGTTTTTCTTGGCTCATCGACAGGAAATTCTTCAATCTACCGCAGAGCACATATGGCTCGTCATTATTTCAATGCTTCTTGCGACTGCTGTTGGCGTGCCGCTTGGGATCGCTGTCACGCGAAAACCGTGGCTTTCAAAGCCGATCTTGGGAACGGCGAACGTCGCGGAGACGATTCCCAGCCTCGCGCTTTTTGGATTTCTACTGCCTGTTCCATGGCTCGGCGCCCGGGCAGACCGTCTCGCAATCGTCGCTCTTGCGCTTTATGCGCTGCTGCCGATCATTCGTAACACGGTGGCGGGGGTTCGCGGGATCGATCCTAATGTTCGTGAAGCCGCGCGCGCCATGGGCATGACGGATTCGCAAATTTTTCTTCGTGTCGAGCTACCACTCTCGTTGCCGGTGCTTTTGGCTGGGATCCGCATCGCCACAGTTTGGACGGTCGGCATCGCCACGATAGCAGCTGCTATTGGAGCGGGCGGACTGGGAGAGTTTATTTTTCGCGGATTGGCGATGGTCGATAACCGCGTGATTCTGGCAGGTGCGATTCCTGCGGCAATTCTCGCTATTCTAGCGGATGTGATTCTCGGCCTTTTGGAACGCGGCCTCCGTTACTCACGATGA
- a CDS encoding glycine betaine ABC transporter substrate-binding protein, producing the protein MTRMRRPSLILCAAVVVLTIGGCFTPRNTIVVGSKNFPEQAILGELLAQQIEAKTGFHVERRFYLSGTYICHQALLAGRIDMYVEYTGTALTAILKEEPEKDPLAVFDRVRDEYARRFHLVVEPPLGFNDSFAIVIRGNEARQHNIRTISGASKYAAAWHPGFGYEFMERPDGYEGLINTYGLKFSTAPRIMDLNLLYRALLSHQVDVIAGNTTDGQLLTNDFTVLEDDKHYFPPYQAVTVVREEALSQYPALVQVLTDLRGKISDQDMQRMNYEVVGKRKDIAVVVRDFLHSAGFDSNTK; encoded by the coding sequence ATGACGCGTATGCGGCGCCCCAGCCTTATTCTCTGCGCCGCGGTGGTTGTGCTCACCATCGGAGGATGTTTCACTCCGCGGAACACAATTGTCGTCGGCTCGAAGAATTTCCCCGAACAAGCAATTCTTGGAGAGTTGCTCGCACAGCAAATCGAAGCGAAGACCGGCTTCCATGTTGAGCGACGCTTCTATTTGAGCGGTACCTATATTTGCCACCAGGCTTTGCTTGCTGGGCGCATCGACATGTATGTTGAATATACGGGCACGGCGCTAACTGCGATTTTGAAAGAAGAGCCAGAGAAAGACCCGCTCGCTGTGTTTGACCGCGTTCGCGACGAATACGCGCGCCGCTTTCATCTTGTTGTCGAGCCACCGTTGGGCTTTAACGATAGTTTTGCAATCGTCATTCGAGGAAACGAGGCGCGGCAACATAATATCCGCACGATTTCAGGAGCGTCCAAATACGCTGCGGCATGGCACCCGGGATTCGGCTACGAGTTTATGGAACGACCGGACGGCTACGAAGGCTTGATAAATACCTATGGCCTGAAATTCTCGACAGCCCCGCGCATCATGGACCTCAATCTTCTCTATCGTGCGTTGCTTTCGCATCAGGTGGACGTCATCGCGGGGAACACGACCGACGGCCAATTGCTCACGAATGATTTCACTGTTCTCGAAGACGATAAGCACTATTTCCCGCCGTATCAGGCTGTAACGGTCGTTCGAGAAGAAGCGCTCTCACAATATCCCGCTCTGGTGCAGGTGCTCACGGACCTCCGCGGAAAGATCTCCGACCAGGATATGCAGCGGATGAACTACGAAGTTGTAGGGAAGCGCAAGGACATCGCGGTTGTGGTTCGCGACTTTCTTCATTCGGCCGGGTTTGACTCAAATACCAAATAG
- a CDS encoding PilZ domain-containing protein, with the protein MTLPNPTGSDPLHPDSSPHSAQSGRRRFERTPCRIPAKIRIAEEDVIVPGTVTDVSPAGCYIEMLAPLPADTKVELTLSSGASNLFCTGVVRSTLSGMGMGVAFDSMNASQLEKLRTIVPEIPVIPAAADPLQKAPTPPASTRPLAMTSRAPHAHTNVAEVLEAIVRLLLKKGLLTRAELAEEIEKGKSGKH; encoded by the coding sequence ATGACGCTGCCGAATCCTACTGGTTCGGATCCTTTGCATCCCGATTCCAGTCCCCATAGTGCGCAGTCGGGGCGTCGCCGATTTGAACGCACGCCGTGCCGGATTCCCGCCAAGATACGCATCGCAGAAGAAGATGTAATTGTGCCGGGTACGGTGACCGACGTCAGCCCTGCGGGCTGTTACATCGAGATGCTTGCTCCCCTCCCAGCCGACACGAAAGTGGAACTCACCCTCAGTTCAGGGGCATCGAATCTTTTCTGCACTGGAGTGGTTCGCAGCACCCTGAGCGGGATGGGTATGGGAGTTGCCTTCGACAGCATGAACGCCAGCCAGCTCGAAAAGCTCAGGACGATTGTGCCGGAAATTCCTGTCATTCCGGCCGCTGCGGATCCGCTTCAAAAGGCGCCGACGCCGCCTGCGTCAACGCGGCCTCTTGCCATGACCAGCAGGGCTCCCCACGCACATACCAATGTGGCTGAAGTTCTTGAGGCCATCGTACGATTGCTTCTGAAGAAGGGCCTCTTGACTCGTGCCGAACTTGCCGAAGAAATCGAAAAAGGAAAGTCTGGTAAACATTAA
- a CDS encoding response regulator has product MSDMPTLLTEHVPTVYFIDDSATMREVIKIAFRRESINVITCADAASALAQFGESAPDAVITDVIMPDKDGYEVCQLIKQNPDLQKTPVILMSGVVNRTVAEKAIAVQADELIRKPFQPQELITRIKNLLNPKPAQAGTAAANISVAPQAVRPAAETLSGIFSAPAAPPMVPAAVSPASNGGMNRPGATASEVSSAPATARPNGGSGTKSPVSISADAQKLRFEIKRLEMLVKKLQSDLEAEREYAASLEAHLKTLQEAD; this is encoded by the coding sequence ATGAGCGATATGCCTACCCTGCTAACGGAACATGTCCCGACGGTTTATTTTATCGACGACAGCGCCACGATGCGCGAAGTGATCAAGATCGCATTTCGCCGCGAATCGATTAATGTCATCACATGTGCCGATGCAGCATCGGCGCTCGCACAATTCGGAGAATCGGCTCCCGATGCGGTGATTACCGACGTCATCATGCCGGATAAGGATGGCTACGAAGTCTGCCAGCTCATCAAGCAGAATCCGGACTTACAGAAAACTCCAGTTATCCTGATGTCGGGAGTTGTAAACCGGACGGTCGCGGAGAAAGCAATTGCTGTCCAAGCCGACGAGCTGATTCGGAAACCTTTTCAGCCGCAAGAACTGATTACAAGGATCAAGAATCTTCTCAATCCGAAGCCGGCGCAAGCCGGAACTGCTGCGGCAAACATTTCTGTGGCTCCGCAAGCGGTGCGACCTGCTGCGGAGACACTTTCAGGGATTTTTAGCGCACCGGCTGCGCCGCCGATGGTGCCAGCTGCCGTTTCCCCCGCTTCCAATGGAGGAATGAATAGGCCAGGCGCAACCGCCAGCGAAGTTTCTTCTGCTCCCGCGACTGCGCGGCCTAATGGGGGTTCCGGCACAAAATCCCCGGTCTCTATTTCGGCTGACGCGCAAAAACTACGATTTGAAATCAAGCGATTGGAAATGCTCGTAAAGAAATTGCAGTCAGACTTAGAGGCTGAAAGGGAATACGCCGCATCTCTCGAAGCGCATCTCAAAACGCTGCAAGAGGCTGATTAA
- a CDS encoding DUF4388 domain-containing protein: MNVTAALPKILLIDSNVYFSKKLSDALKQEGFDVLASPQAPYALTMLEWNTPAAILCATNLREMSAYEIAPILRGDSKTASIPLIAVGNGGEQALMEAFRRGCDDYVDRRRGPEDIAAHVRNFLLSRQEGFQPTQMVPNSMASLTGDLSRMDLPGVIQMLNQARQTGALNINSGETDGVIYFDGGELSHAECGTLFGDEAVVHILKSCEGAGKGTYKFVYGVIAAQRTVLRSATDLMLDAMRELDEAARDEATEENLAALEEVHASSGVEDAAASPLGEMEREHARISPENSEREQS, encoded by the coding sequence ATGAACGTGACTGCCGCTCTGCCCAAAATCCTGCTGATTGACAGCAATGTCTATTTTTCGAAGAAGCTGAGCGACGCTTTGAAGCAAGAGGGTTTTGACGTGCTGGCAAGTCCGCAGGCGCCCTATGCGCTGACCATGTTGGAATGGAATACTCCGGCGGCGATCCTGTGCGCGACGAATCTGCGCGAAATGAGCGCATATGAAATTGCACCTATCCTGCGAGGCGATTCGAAAACGGCGTCCATTCCCTTGATTGCTGTGGGCAATGGCGGCGAGCAAGCGCTGATGGAAGCTTTTCGACGCGGCTGCGACGATTATGTCGACCGGCGTCGCGGACCCGAAGATATTGCGGCGCACGTGCGCAATTTTCTCCTCAGCCGGCAGGAGGGTTTTCAACCAACGCAGATGGTTCCGAACTCCATGGCATCGCTGACGGGCGATCTTTCGCGCATGGATCTGCCGGGCGTGATCCAAATGCTCAATCAGGCCCGTCAAACCGGCGCGCTAAACATCAATTCCGGCGAAACGGATGGCGTCATCTACTTTGACGGCGGCGAACTCTCGCATGCCGAATGCGGAACGCTCTTCGGCGACGAAGCCGTGGTGCACATCTTGAAGTCGTGCGAAGGCGCAGGAAAGGGCACGTACAAATTCGTTTACGGAGTCATTGCAGCGCAGCGCACCGTGCTTCGCTCCGCGACTGACTTGATGCTGGATGCGATGCGCGAACTGGATGAGGCCGCGCGCGACGAGGCGACGGAAGAAAACTTGGCAGCCCTGGAAGAAGTACACGCGTCTTCGGGTGTGGAAGACGCAGCCGCTTCTCCGCTGGGAGAAATGGAACGCGAGCACGCGAGAATTTCGCCGGAGAATTCCGAGCGGGAGCAATCATGA
- a CDS encoding chemotaxis protein CheW, with translation MSVTAELQLRSFVLLPLDNRKVALPAESVIELVAQGRLQKFPNQTPWITGVIIRRGRVVPVCDVSQLFGEGSPMPGRFYLVAEWKIGKVRDWCAIPVVQECELANAESYSPIDASAETRAAHVVGTLRAGEEEIEVLDMGKLIAEFQRNTTTIGTEPAP, from the coding sequence ATGAGCGTCACGGCCGAACTTCAATTGCGTTCCTTTGTGCTGCTGCCGTTGGACAACCGGAAAGTCGCGCTGCCGGCAGAGTCTGTAATCGAACTCGTTGCGCAAGGAAGGTTGCAAAAGTTTCCGAATCAAACGCCGTGGATAACGGGAGTAATCATTCGCCGGGGGCGGGTCGTTCCGGTTTGCGACGTGAGCCAGCTTTTCGGCGAAGGGAGTCCGATGCCGGGGCGCTTCTATCTCGTAGCGGAATGGAAAATAGGAAAAGTGCGGGACTGGTGCGCCATCCCAGTCGTTCAAGAATGCGAACTGGCAAATGCGGAGAGTTATTCGCCGATTGATGCGAGCGCGGAAACAAGGGCAGCACACGTTGTCGGAACATTGCGGGCCGGCGAAGAAGAAATTGAAGTGCTGGACATGGGGAAATTGATCGCTGAGTTTCAGAGAAACACTACGACAATTGGGACGGAACCGGCTCCATGA
- a CDS encoding chemotaxis protein CheW: protein MKIAPSEWQLARKTGRTEAVILFTISGQMFAITASAIHEIRSTDSISGVASEIEVQGLSKVRHVVQRGRKAYYVVNGCAHFNLAISRPTLVLVLRHTHVAVLVDAIDRMETISLLMALPASFSGPERAWYRGVTLIGEDIVPVVNPSGFLTENELARLEAVAKADDAAASENVQGDASEETKRAVSQ, encoded by the coding sequence ATGAAAATAGCGCCCAGCGAATGGCAGCTCGCGCGGAAAACCGGCCGTACCGAAGCGGTCATTCTTTTCACAATCTCGGGACAGATGTTCGCAATCACGGCGAGCGCGATTCACGAGATTCGCAGCACGGATAGCATTTCCGGCGTGGCATCGGAAATCGAAGTGCAAGGTTTGTCGAAAGTCCGGCACGTGGTGCAGCGGGGCCGCAAGGCCTATTACGTTGTGAATGGTTGCGCACATTTTAATTTGGCGATATCGAGACCGACGCTGGTACTTGTGCTGCGGCACACCCATGTCGCGGTTCTCGTGGATGCCATCGACCGGATGGAAACGATCTCGCTTCTGATGGCCCTGCCCGCGAGCTTTTCCGGGCCGGAACGCGCCTGGTACCGAGGAGTGACTCTCATCGGTGAAGACATTGTGCCGGTAGTGAATCCTTCCGGATTCCTGACAGAGAACGAACTCGCGAGACTCGAAGCAGTCGCAAAGGCGGACGACGCCGCGGCCTCTGAGAATGTGCAAGGCGACGCGAGCGAAGAAACGAAGAGGGCGGTTTCGCAATGA
- a CDS encoding chemotaxis response regulator protein-glutamate methylesterase, protein MSAAAKKIRVLIVDDSAFMRKVLHSIVSADPLMEVVGQAKDGMEAITMSESLKPDVITMDINMPRLDGLQATEQIMSQNPRPIVVVSSETREGAASTLVALELGAIDFVPKPSNGIDLDMNVVGEELNRKLKMAAKVRVVRTATRSKHHAPSTHHTRLASADAGETGSGGSGGRFPVVVIVASTGGPATVMRLAPGFPEDFPAAVVLVQHMPGTFTSQYATQLSEVTEIEVKEAETNEILRPGILYVCPGSHHLRISSLGRIVLDDGPRIDGYRPCADVAMETVAAWAGPMTIGVVLTGMGNDGANGARAIQRAGGSVIAQDEATSVIFGMPAEAIKTGAVGQILPLDQICTTIEKRVRQLARTAQPVLR, encoded by the coding sequence ATGAGCGCGGCGGCGAAGAAAATTCGAGTGTTGATCGTGGACGATTCGGCGTTCATGCGAAAAGTGCTGCACTCGATCGTGAGCGCCGACCCGCTTATGGAAGTTGTCGGGCAGGCAAAAGACGGCATGGAAGCCATCACGATGTCTGAGTCCTTGAAGCCCGACGTGATCACGATGGACATTAATATGCCGCGTTTGGACGGATTACAGGCAACCGAGCAAATCATGTCGCAGAATCCGCGGCCCATCGTGGTGGTGAGTTCGGAAACGCGCGAAGGCGCGGCGAGCACGCTTGTCGCTCTGGAACTCGGCGCTATCGATTTTGTGCCGAAGCCGTCGAACGGCATCGACCTGGATATGAATGTGGTCGGAGAAGAACTCAATCGCAAGCTGAAGATGGCGGCGAAAGTGCGCGTTGTGCGCACAGCCACGCGTTCCAAGCACCATGCTCCGAGCACTCACCACACGCGTTTGGCTTCTGCTGATGCTGGAGAGACAGGCAGCGGAGGTTCCGGCGGGCGCTTTCCTGTTGTGGTGATTGTGGCTTCGACCGGCGGACCCGCGACCGTGATGCGTCTCGCGCCGGGCTTTCCAGAAGATTTTCCGGCGGCTGTTGTGCTCGTTCAGCACATGCCGGGGACTTTTACGAGTCAGTACGCAACGCAGCTTTCGGAAGTGACGGAAATCGAGGTGAAAGAGGCGGAGACGAACGAAATTCTGCGGCCAGGGATACTGTATGTGTGTCCTGGTTCTCATCACCTGCGGATTTCGTCGCTCGGACGCATTGTGCTGGATGATGGACCGCGAATTGACGGGTATCGTCCGTGCGCTGATGTGGCGATGGAAACTGTGGCTGCGTGGGCTGGACCAATGACGATCGGGGTCGTGCTCACGGGCATGGGCAATGATGGCGCAAATGGGGCGCGAGCGATCCAGCGCGCGGGCGGAAGCGTGATCGCGCAGGATGAGGCGACCTCAGTCATTTTCGGAATGCCTGCGGAAGCAATCAAGACCGGCGCCGTGGGACAGATTCTCCCGCTCGATCAAATTTGCACCACGATTGAAAAACGCGTACGTCAACTGGCGCGCACTGCCCAACCGGTGCTGCGATGA
- a CDS encoding response regulator produces MSDPGKGAIEVFLQEASEHLQFLREYSSILQEPQPNADDLERLYIAAHTLCGTSATYGFPLFSEISGKLAHIFQYTRNAPLNPDTISPLTEFLSDAISVLEFDLLEISNSSNEVASDIHAFKQRYSFAFPPTGTAQAVPPAAVPEPNPSVAVTESANPVGHASFYDALPVDGDVPDEVRQFFVPEAEEHLQTITECVLALESNATPEEINRLFRSIHTIKGSAAQVGLHRISAIAHRVEDLIGQMRDGALAPTTELTDLCLESVDVLKKFLHAEWTSESLARSAVDLLLGRISEFLPEQGAEAGLHLAGGALVEAAALATGVTANGEPSEAKAEASVQKPTTPSAPQLHSVRISLERLDKMMNAVGELVINRTRMIGRLAELEKLVEILNFSKGRLGEKISGFQDKYEFNWIGSNNTPLAPTESKNKALNSNAALADARRDTFGDFSELEMDRYDDFNILSRSLTEISADVNEVLTQLNGFIGRVDADIDEFTKLAHHLQDQITAARMVPIGNLYTRLTRTVRDAAKSASKEVELVLDGAETELDNNIIQLISDPLIHIVRNAVAHGIEEPSERAMSGKNPKGVLTVRAYHRGNHIFIEVEDDGRGIGPERIRARAVESGLVAPDQARQMSDRELQNLLFLPGFSTANEKTELAGRGVGLDVVKANLEALNGEVEIHSEVGQGACFTLKVPLTLIISQALFVRCNTFVFGLPLAFVEEIRRLRPEEIDEVGGKLLTKVRDEIIDVVRLDTRLGLPFLETVSGYFRMVIVRVGGRRVGIVVDEVLRKDEVVIKNLGEFLRNVKLFPGASIAPDGSLILVLDLHRLAAQELSEHATLASTTAAARIFAPGAAAVASGSIPAEAIDEVQEERVIVVADDSISVRKFVGRMLEKAGYRVRLASDGLEAAELVTQSGAHLVVTDLEMPRMNGYELMSHLRQSPDTRRIPVMVVTSRAGAKHRDRALKEGAVAFLTKPVQEEQLLAEVDKIFEIEKTGTRRRLVPVS; encoded by the coding sequence GTGAGTGATCCGGGAAAAGGCGCCATCGAGGTCTTCCTCCAGGAAGCTTCCGAACACCTGCAGTTTCTGCGGGAGTATTCGAGCATCCTGCAGGAGCCGCAGCCGAATGCGGACGATCTCGAGCGGCTCTACATCGCGGCGCACACGCTGTGCGGCACTTCGGCGACGTATGGGTTTCCGCTGTTTTCGGAAATCTCCGGGAAGCTGGCGCATATTTTCCAGTACACGCGAAACGCGCCGCTGAATCCGGATACGATTTCTCCGCTTACGGAATTTCTTTCTGACGCGATTTCCGTCCTCGAATTTGATTTGCTGGAGATCAGCAACAGCAGCAACGAAGTGGCTTCGGATATTCACGCGTTCAAGCAGCGATATTCGTTTGCCTTCCCGCCGACGGGGACCGCGCAGGCGGTTCCTCCGGCGGCAGTTCCAGAGCCAAATCCATCGGTCGCGGTAACAGAGTCCGCGAACCCTGTGGGACATGCTTCCTTTTACGACGCGTTGCCGGTGGATGGCGACGTGCCCGACGAAGTTCGGCAATTCTTCGTGCCCGAGGCGGAGGAACATCTCCAGACAATTACAGAATGCGTGCTGGCGCTGGAGTCAAATGCAACCCCTGAAGAGATCAACCGGCTCTTCCGCTCGATTCACACGATCAAAGGTTCGGCGGCCCAGGTCGGGCTGCATCGCATCTCCGCCATCGCGCATCGCGTGGAGGATTTGATTGGGCAAATGCGTGATGGTGCTCTTGCTCCAACGACGGAATTGACCGACCTCTGCCTGGAATCCGTCGATGTTCTCAAGAAGTTCCTGCATGCCGAATGGACGAGCGAATCTCTGGCGCGTTCTGCCGTTGACCTTTTACTGGGAAGGATTAGCGAGTTTCTTCCGGAGCAGGGCGCGGAGGCCGGGCTGCATCTGGCGGGCGGAGCACTTGTGGAAGCGGCTGCGCTCGCGACTGGCGTGACGGCCAACGGCGAACCGAGCGAGGCAAAAGCAGAGGCGTCTGTCCAGAAACCCACTACTCCCAGCGCGCCACAACTGCATTCCGTTCGCATTTCTCTGGAACGCCTCGACAAAATGATGAACGCAGTCGGCGAACTGGTGATCAACCGCACAAGAATGATCGGGCGGCTGGCGGAACTCGAAAAACTCGTGGAAATTCTCAATTTTTCAAAGGGCCGCCTGGGCGAGAAAATATCTGGTTTCCAGGACAAATACGAATTCAACTGGATCGGTTCAAACAACACGCCGCTGGCGCCGACTGAATCCAAGAACAAAGCCTTAAACTCGAACGCCGCACTCGCAGACGCGCGGCGAGATACGTTCGGCGATTTTAGTGAACTGGAAATGGACCGCTATGATGACTTCAACATTTTATCGCGGTCGCTGACGGAAATTTCCGCGGATGTGAACGAAGTCCTTACGCAACTGAATGGGTTCATCGGCCGTGTCGACGCCGACATCGACGAATTCACTAAACTTGCGCATCACCTGCAGGATCAGATCACAGCGGCGCGAATGGTACCGATCGGAAATCTTTATACGCGGCTGACGAGGACTGTTCGCGACGCCGCAAAGTCTGCGAGCAAGGAAGTCGAGTTAGTTCTCGATGGCGCTGAAACCGAGCTCGACAACAACATCATTCAATTGATTTCCGATCCACTGATTCACATCGTGCGCAACGCCGTCGCACACGGGATCGAAGAGCCCTCCGAAAGGGCGATGAGCGGGAAGAATCCGAAAGGCGTCCTCACCGTTCGCGCCTATCACCGCGGGAATCACATTTTCATCGAAGTCGAGGATGATGGCCGCGGGATCGGGCCCGAAAGAATCCGCGCACGCGCAGTTGAATCCGGACTCGTTGCGCCCGATCAAGCTCGCCAGATGAGCGATCGCGAACTTCAGAATCTGCTGTTTCTCCCGGGATTTTCGACCGCGAATGAAAAAACTGAGCTGGCAGGACGCGGGGTGGGCCTCGACGTCGTGAAAGCGAATCTCGAAGCACTGAACGGCGAAGTTGAAATTCACAGCGAAGTAGGCCAAGGCGCATGCTTCACGCTGAAAGTTCCACTTACGCTGATCATTTCGCAGGCGCTCTTTGTCCGCTGCAACACATTTGTGTTTGGGTTGCCGCTGGCGTTCGTGGAAGAGATTCGCAGGCTGCGGCCGGAAGAGATCGATGAAGTCGGAGGCAAGTTACTGACAAAAGTGCGCGACGAAATCATCGACGTCGTGCGGTTAGATACGCGCCTCGGACTACCATTTCTCGAAACCGTCAGCGGTTATTTCCGTATGGTGATTGTCCGCGTAGGCGGGCGGCGCGTGGGAATCGTCGTGGATGAAGTGCTGCGCAAGGACGAAGTGGTCATCAAGAATCTGGGCGAATTTCTGCGCAACGTGAAACTATTCCCCGGCGCGAGCATAGCGCCGGACGGCAGCTTGATTCTCGTACTCGACTTGCATAGGCTTGCCGCGCAGGAGCTCTCGGAACACGCGACGCTGGCGTCTACAACCGCCGCCGCGCGTATATTCGCGCCGGGCGCGGCGGCAGTGGCATCTGGAAGTATTCCGGCCGAAGCGATCGACGAAGTTCAAGAAGAGCGCGTGATCGTCGTGGCGGACGATTCCATCAGCGTGAGGAAATTTGTGGGGCGCATGCTCGAAAAGGCAGGCTACCGCGTGCGTCTGGCTTCCGACGGATTGGAGGCGGCCGAGCTTGTAACGCAATCGGGCGCACATTTGGTTGTCACCGATCTCGAAATGCCGCGAATGAACGGGTATGAGCTGATGAGCCACCTACGGCAGAGTCCCGACACGCGGCGGATTCCTGTGATGGTCGTGACCTCGCGCGCAGGCGCGAAACATCGCGACCGTGCATTGAAAGAAGGAGCGGTGGCCTTCCTCACAAAGCCTGTGCAGGAGGAGCAGCTTCTTGCAGAGGTGGACAAGATCTTTGAAATAGAGAAAACGGGCACGCGACGGCGGCTTGTGCCCGTGAGTTAG
- a CDS encoding protein-glutamate O-methyltransferase CheR, translated as MMKEKATAAITEYELDEIRTLIERRSGILFDASRERFFSTRVREHMAAKHLPHGTDLLRKIRGSNVEYDALIERLLTQETSFFRYPAVFEALQKKVLPELHMKKFWETPRTLRIWSAGCATGEEPYSIAITIADALMFADAWNIEILATDISKHALKQAESGVYSRRNLGSVSPRQLETHFSAAGSEFVVRPKLRRMVSFAPMNLAQAVYLGRLDIIFCMNVMIYFSEARRNSLIQHFYEYLEPGGYLFVGHSESLSNIPVNFESAVCGDCILYRKPAGEMVYRNAALVEGSL; from the coding sequence ATGATGAAAGAAAAAGCGACCGCCGCCATTACGGAATACGAGCTCGATGAGATTCGCACGCTCATCGAGCGCCGCTCTGGAATTCTGTTTGACGCCTCGCGCGAACGATTTTTTTCGACGCGCGTCCGCGAGCACATGGCCGCGAAACATTTGCCGCACGGCACAGATCTTCTGCGGAAAATCCGCGGGTCAAACGTCGAATACGACGCGCTGATCGAGCGGCTGCTGACGCAGGAAACATCCTTCTTCCGTTATCCCGCTGTTTTCGAAGCGTTGCAAAAAAAAGTGCTGCCGGAATTGCATATGAAAAAGTTTTGGGAGACGCCGCGGACGCTGCGCATTTGGAGCGCCGGCTGCGCCACCGGCGAGGAACCTTATTCCATCGCGATCACGATCGCGGACGCGTTGATGTTCGCCGACGCCTGGAATATCGAAATCCTCGCCACGGACATCAGCAAGCACGCGCTGAAACAAGCGGAAAGCGGCGTCTACTCGCGCCGGAACCTGGGAAGTGTGTCGCCTCGGCAACTGGAAACGCACTTCTCGGCTGCGGGCAGCGAATTTGTCGTACGGCCGAAACTTCGCCGCATGGTGTCCTTCGCGCCGATGAATCTGGCGCAGGCGGTTTATTTGGGGCGGCTCGACATTATTTTCTGTATGAACGTGATGATTTATTTCTCGGAGGCGCGGCGCAATTCACTGATCCAGCATTTCTATGAATACCTCGAACCCGGGGGTTATCTGTTTGTGGGTCATTCGGAATCGCTGTCAAATATTCCGGTGAATTTCGAATCGGCTGTGTGCGGCGACTGCATTCTCTATCGCAAGCCCGCGGGCGAAATGGTTTATCGCAACGCTGCGCTAGTGGAAGGATCCCTGTGA